A part of Euzebyales bacterium genomic DNA contains:
- a CDS encoding APC family permease, translating to MSALKRLLLGRPLATHEEHQQRLPKRLGLAVFASDAISSTAYATEEILLILVPVAGMAALHLLLPISGVVVVVLAIVAVSYRQTIYAYPNGGGAYIVARDNLGARASLVAGASLLVDYTLTVAVSVSAGVAAVVSAYPTLRGHEVAIAVSVVAFMTLANLRGAKESGTLFAIPTYLYIVGLALLIGVGLWRLSTGDLAPLPVDEADLAELGGGHGGLVGVAGALLLARAFSSGAVALTGTEAITNGIQAFRPPESRNAATTLVMMATILGGFFFGLSLLADRLRPTVSEHETLLSIMGGAVFGRGTALYLFIQLTTMAILFLAANTAFADFPRLSSIIAADGYLPRQLAHRGDRLVFSNGVVVLAVTACLLLAAFGGSTTALIPLYAVGVFTGFTISQIGMVRHHARERERGWRRGQVINGVGAVATALVLVVVVVSKFTTGAWIPAIVIPAIVLLFRAIRRHYDHVGRQLRIPEGWEQIERVHLVVLLVGGVHRGTLEALAYARGLQPDRLVAVHVASDEASAEKVRRRWARTGTGVDLTVVTDHYRRLYEPVMKIINEVDDHDQHSHLTVVIPEFTTRHWWDALLHNQSAWLLKAELA from the coding sequence GTGTCCGCCCTGAAACGCCTGTTGCTCGGCCGCCCCCTGGCGACGCACGAGGAGCACCAGCAGCGGCTGCCCAAGCGCCTGGGCCTGGCCGTGTTCGCCTCCGACGCGATCTCGTCGACGGCCTACGCGACCGAGGAGATCCTGCTCATCCTCGTGCCGGTCGCCGGCATGGCCGCGCTGCACCTGCTCCTGCCGATCTCGGGGGTGGTGGTGGTCGTGCTGGCCATCGTGGCGGTCAGCTACCGCCAGACCATCTACGCGTATCCCAACGGCGGTGGCGCGTACATCGTCGCGCGGGACAACCTGGGAGCACGCGCCTCCCTCGTCGCCGGGGCATCGCTACTCGTCGACTACACCCTCACCGTCGCGGTGTCGGTCTCGGCCGGTGTCGCCGCCGTCGTGTCGGCGTACCCGACGCTACGCGGCCACGAGGTGGCGATCGCGGTGTCCGTCGTAGCGTTCATGACGCTGGCCAACCTGCGGGGCGCCAAGGAGTCCGGGACGCTGTTCGCCATCCCCACCTACCTGTACATCGTCGGGCTCGCCCTGCTCATCGGCGTGGGGTTGTGGCGGCTGTCCACCGGGGACCTCGCGCCGTTGCCGGTCGACGAGGCCGACCTCGCCGAGCTCGGCGGCGGCCACGGAGGGCTCGTCGGCGTCGCCGGCGCGCTGCTGCTTGCGCGGGCGTTCTCGTCGGGTGCGGTCGCGTTGACCGGTACCGAGGCGATCACCAACGGCATCCAGGCGTTCCGCCCACCCGAGTCGCGCAACGCCGCCACGACGCTGGTGATGATGGCGACGATCCTCGGCGGGTTCTTCTTCGGCCTGTCGCTGCTGGCCGACCGGCTGCGGCCCACGGTCAGCGAGCACGAGACGCTGCTGTCGATCATGGGCGGTGCCGTGTTCGGGCGCGGCACCGCGCTGTACCTGTTCATCCAGCTGACGACGATGGCGATCCTGTTCCTCGCTGCGAACACCGCGTTCGCCGACTTCCCACGGCTGTCGTCGATCATCGCCGCCGACGGCTACCTGCCACGCCAGCTGGCGCACCGCGGCGACCGGCTGGTGTTCTCCAACGGCGTCGTCGTGCTCGCCGTCACCGCATGTCTGCTGCTGGCCGCCTTCGGAGGGAGCACGACCGCGCTGATCCCGCTGTACGCCGTCGGGGTGTTCACCGGCTTTACGATCTCCCAGATCGGGATGGTCCGCCACCACGCCCGCGAGCGCGAGCGCGGGTGGCGCCGCGGGCAGGTCATCAACGGTGTCGGCGCAGTCGCGACCGCACTCGTGCTGGTGGTCGTGGTGGTGTCGAAGTTCACCACCGGCGCGTGGATCCCCGCGATCGTGATCCCGGCCATCGTCCTGCTGTTCCGCGCGATCCGCCGTCACTACGACCACGTCGGTCGGCAGCTGCGCATCCCCGAGGGGTGGGAGCAGATCGAACGGGTCCACCTCGTGGTGCTGCTGGTCGGCGGTGTCCATCGTGGGACGCTGGAAGCGCTGGCCTACGCGCGGGGGCTGCAGCCGGACCGGTTGGTCGCCGTGCATGTGGCGTCCGACGAGGCCAGCGCCGAGAAGGTGCGGCGCCGATGGGCACGCACGGGAACCGGTGTCGACCTCACCGTCGTGACCGACCACTACCGCAGACTGTACGAACCGGTCATGAAGATCATCAACGAGGTCGACGACCACGACCAGCACAGCCACCTGACCGTCGTGATCCCCGAGTTCACCACCCGCCACTGGTGGGACGCGCTGCTGCACAACCAGTCGGCATGGCTGCTCAAGGCAGAACTGGCG
- a CDS encoding DUF4118 domain-containing protein, with translation MDSRDKPRRGGWRILLGVDDDAALRRALLSAGRERREAGAAVIVGCFEPPQPEAAGLDGMPVLPLVPRSGGAASVDVESIRDRHPDVVLLDDLARLTPHDAERIPDVEAIRSLGIDVISTIRAREIASLAHALSPSPPPRSTVPDRALLEADDVAVVAGDSADRPVAMAQQWAQRPRPQHHADHDVHDAAGPGRIVVAFDTTRDACDTISRAADLAHATGVHLVGANVTLITGDTDDPALHDRRRQLEALDADIVEVVDDDPGWALARIAEAEGAHLVVQRGTVEGQPVLDVPTAGVRGLDLYIVAPSGREPDIPSAPRAAGSNLRSTRLPRTRQAAGYAAVVVAIPLLTLALAALRESVHLSTVLLLYLALTVAVTAVGGRGPGLLAAAGGFALGDYFFTRPYFEWVIEDVNVIIAMVVFAVVAVTVSVLVDTAARRAAEAARARAEATALAHLATAVLTSRDPLPRLLHDLRAAFDLDAVAILRRDGDTWAVEHATGGPVPQRPADATDALAIGPDRYLALVGPRTPADDSRVLMAFTAQLALAIDRRTAGDPS, from the coding sequence GTGGACAGCCGTGACAAGCCACGACGTGGCGGGTGGCGCATCCTGCTCGGCGTCGACGATGACGCCGCGCTGCGACGCGCACTGCTCTCCGCGGGTCGCGAACGACGCGAGGCGGGCGCCGCTGTCATCGTCGGGTGCTTCGAGCCGCCTCAGCCGGAGGCCGCGGGACTCGACGGGATGCCCGTGCTGCCCCTCGTCCCGCGATCAGGCGGAGCTGCCAGCGTGGATGTCGAGTCCATCCGCGATCGACACCCCGACGTGGTGCTCCTCGACGACCTCGCCCGGCTCACGCCGCACGACGCCGAGCGGATTCCCGACGTCGAGGCGATCCGATCCCTGGGCATCGACGTCATCAGCACCATCCGCGCTCGCGAGATCGCATCGCTGGCGCACGCCCTGTCTCCATCGCCGCCGCCGCGGTCGACCGTCCCCGACCGCGCGCTGCTGGAGGCCGACGACGTCGCAGTCGTCGCGGGTGACAGCGCCGATCGGCCCGTCGCCATGGCGCAGCAATGGGCCCAACGTCCCCGTCCGCAGCACCACGCCGACCACGACGTCCATGACGCCGCGGGGCCGGGACGCATCGTAGTGGCGTTCGACACCACCCGCGACGCGTGTGACACGATCAGCCGTGCGGCCGATCTCGCGCATGCCACCGGCGTGCACCTGGTCGGCGCCAACGTCACATTGATCACAGGCGACACCGACGATCCGGCGTTGCACGACCGGCGGCGGCAGCTCGAAGCCCTCGACGCGGACATCGTGGAGGTCGTTGACGACGACCCAGGATGGGCGCTGGCACGGATCGCCGAGGCCGAAGGCGCCCACTTGGTCGTGCAACGCGGCACCGTCGAGGGACAGCCCGTCCTCGACGTCCCGACCGCCGGCGTCCGCGGCCTCGACCTGTACATCGTCGCCCCCTCCGGACGCGAACCCGACATCCCGTCCGCGCCCCGGGCCGCCGGCAGCAACCTGCGATCGACCCGACTTCCACGTACGCGGCAGGCAGCCGGCTACGCCGCGGTCGTGGTCGCCATCCCCCTGCTGACGCTCGCCCTGGCGGCACTTCGGGAGTCGGTGCACCTGTCGACGGTGCTCCTGCTGTACCTCGCATTGACCGTCGCGGTCACCGCCGTCGGCGGGCGCGGACCCGGGCTGCTCGCCGCCGCCGGCGGCTTCGCGCTGGGTGACTACTTCTTCACCCGCCCCTACTTCGAGTGGGTCATCGAAGATGTCAACGTCATTATCGCGATGGTCGTCTTTGCCGTCGTGGCGGTGACCGTCAGTGTGCTCGTCGACACCGCGGCGCGACGCGCGGCGGAAGCCGCCCGCGCCCGGGCGGAGGCCACCGCACTCGCACACCTCGCCACCGCCGTGCTGACCAGCCGCGACCCGCTGCCCCGCCTGCTGCACGACCTACGCGCCGCGTTCGACCTCGACGCGGTCGCGATCCTGCGCCGCGACGGCGACACGTGGGCCGTCGAGCACGCCACCGGTGGCCCGGTGCCACAGCGGCCGGCGGACGCCACCGACGCGCTCGCGATCGGACCCGATCGCTACCTCGCGCTCGTCGGGCCGCGGACACCCGCCGACGACAGCAGGGTGCTGATGGCGTTCACCGCCCAGCTGGCACTTGCCATCGACCGCCGCACTGCAGGAGACCCGTCATGA